Proteins encoded in a region of the Devosia sp. RR2S18 genome:
- a CDS encoding YqgE/AlgH family protein, with protein MNSLEGQFLVAMPEMADERFAESVILLVGHSDEGAMGLVVNHELADLRFADILDELDLGDPDAVIRLPDTIRDRSVLRGGPVEKGRGFVLHTADYKSGNTYAVTEDIYLTATLDVLKAMAFGPAPKASLFALGCCGWGAGQLEQEIAENGWLTVPFKRELLFDTPVEKRYDAALASLHITRATLSSDAGHA; from the coding sequence CGCTTCGCCGAGAGCGTCATCCTGCTGGTCGGCCATAGCGACGAGGGTGCGATGGGCCTGGTCGTCAATCACGAACTGGCCGATCTCCGCTTCGCCGATATTCTCGACGAACTCGATCTGGGCGACCCTGATGCGGTAATCCGTCTGCCTGACACCATCCGCGATCGCTCAGTGTTGCGCGGGGGGCCGGTCGAGAAGGGCCGCGGCTTCGTGCTCCATACGGCCGACTACAAAAGCGGCAACACCTACGCGGTGACCGAAGACATCTATCTGACGGCAACTCTTGATGTGCTCAAGGCGATGGCCTTCGGGCCCGCGCCCAAGGCCTCACTCTTTGCATTGGGCTGCTGCGGTTGGGGCGCTGGCCAACTCGAACAGGAGATCGCGGAGAACGGCTGGTTAACCGTCCCGTTCAAGCGCGAATTGCTGTTCGATACACCGGTCGAGAAACGCTATGATGCGGCGCTTGCGAGCCTTCACATTACCCGCGCTACACTCAGCAGCGACGCAGGACACGCTTAG